The following proteins are co-located in the Schistocerca nitens isolate TAMUIC-IGC-003100 chromosome 2, iqSchNite1.1, whole genome shotgun sequence genome:
- the LOC126237182 gene encoding dehydrogenase/reductase SDR family member 11-like: MGIEKYAGRVALVTGASSGMGAAIAQELLKNGIHVVGLARRVELIKALEVKGSPGKLYALQGDVGKEESILSAFKWIRENLNGVDILVNSAGADYDTDFISGKTEHWRQMMEVNELGLAICSREAVQDMMRRGVDDGFIIHISSISAHIPTLSDGLGMHSANKSAVRVMAEGLRKDLVARKSNIRVGQISPGVVLTNAMNQSERWAQTFKSMPYLEAEDIAKAVVYMLSQHPRVQVHDIIIRPTGEFYG; the protein is encoded by the exons ATGGGCATCGAGAAGTACGCTGGCCGCGTGGCCTTGGTTACTGGCGCCAGTTCCGGCATGGGCGCCGCTATCGCTCAGGAGCTGCTAAAGAACGGCATCCACGTGGTCGGCCTCGCCAGGAGGGTGGAACTGATCAAG GCTCTTGAAGTGAAGGGGTCGCCGGGCAAACTGTACGCTCTTCAGGGAGACGTGGGAAAAGAAGAAAGTATCCTCTCAGCTTTCAAGTGGATTAGGGAGAACCTCAATGGAGTCGACATCCTCGTCAACAGCGCCGGTGCCGACTACGACACTGATTTTATAT CCGGTAAAACAGAACACTGGAGACAGATGATGGAGGTGAACGAGCTTGGCCTGGCCATCTGCAGCAGGGAGGCGGTCCAGGACATGATGAGGAGGGGCGTCGACGACGGCTTCATCATCCACATCAGCAG CATTTCGGCCCATATCCCGACGCTGAGTGACGGcctcgggatgcactcagccaacAAGTCAGCCGTGAGGGTCATGGCTGAAGGACTCAGGAAGGACCTCGTCGCCAGAAAGAGCAACATTCGTGTTGGG CAAATTTCTCCGGGGGTCGTGTTAACCAATGCGATGAACCAGTCTGAAAGGTGGGCACAGACATTCAAATCAATGCCCTACTTGGAAGCGGAAGATATAGCAAAAGCCGTGGTCTATATGCTTTCCCAGCACCCCAGGGTTCAA GTTCATGACATCATTATCCGGCCAACAGGAGAATTTTACGGATGA